Proteins encoded in a region of the Xylocopa sonorina isolate GNS202 chromosome 1, iyXylSono1_principal, whole genome shotgun sequence genome:
- the Ms gene encoding neuropeptide receptor myosuppressin: MASSTMMILFSIMTMAVFCNNVLAALPTQCNPGFLDDLPPRIRKVCAALSRIYELGSEMESYIDDKENHITGFHESFPLLDNGIKRQDVDHIFLRFGRRR; the protein is encoded by the exons ATGGCGAGTTCGACAATGATGATCCTCTTTTCAATAATGACGATGGCTGTGTTCTGCAACAACGTTTTGGCAGCTTTGCCAACCCAATGCAATCCTGGATTTTTGGACGATCTGCCTCCGAGGATCCGCAAGGTGTGCGCTGCGCTCTCCAGGATATACGAGCTTGGTTCGGAGATGGAGAGTTACATCGACGATAAGGAAAATCATATAACAG GGTTCCACGAGAGCTTCCCGCTACTAGACAACGGCATTAAAAGGCAGGACGTCGATCACATTTTCCTACGCTTCGGCAGGCGTCGTTAA
- the LOC143422334 gene encoding acyl-CoA synthetase short-chain family member 3, mitochondrial — protein MSFQPLMTISKDLQNNHGTDCIVNPHHIPCPKYDEAYRESLENPEKFWGEVSKCVDWSKPWRKVLDKSKYPFTKWFIDGELNACYNGVDRHVHAGNGNKIALIHDSPQTSSIRRVTYNELLEKTSLLAGALADIGVRKGDIVIIYMPLIPETIMAILATARLGAVHSIVFGGFAANELATRINHVRPKVVIAASCGLEPSKVIQYTAMLNGAMNLISVEKPRCIIFQRRNIWQSPLLEDQLDWDDVLKNAKPHPCQPVEANEPLYILYTSGTTGQPKGIMRTIGGHLVSVCWTMKTVYGMDKDAIWWAASDMGWVVGHSYICYGPLLYGATSVMYEGKPDRTPDAAQYFRVIEQHSVNALFCVPTALRVIKRTDPDRLLSRKYSLKSLKTIFVAGEFCDCDTKIWAEKAFNVPILNNWWQSETGHPITALCLGYGHNPSLPRYSTGLPVPGYHINILRDDSSEAEAHEMGRIVIKSPLPPGCISTLYKADERFEEIYFSRYRGYYDTMDVGYKDEFGYVYVTARDDDVINVAGHRLSTSALEDVIVAHPDIIDAAVVGVPDPTKGEVPLCLYTMRQETQKNEKQINDELVARVRTLIGPIASFKIAAAVRALPRTRSGKIIRKSIANLARSKLVKISTTIEDASVYREIKEVLQKLGYAKLAPDPQ, from the exons ATGAGTTTCCAACCATTAATGACTATCTCGAAGGATCTACAAAATAATCATGGAACAG ATTGCATCGTCAATCCTCATCATATCCCTTGTCCGAAATATGACGAAGCTTACAGAGAGTCGTTAGAGAATCCAGAGAAATTTTGGGGAGAAGTCTCGAAATGTGTGGATTGGAGTAAACCTTGGAGAAAGGTGTTGGATAAATCTAAATATCCATTTACAAAATG GTTTATCGATGGAGAACTGAATGCCTGTTACAATGGGGTAGATCGACACGTTCACGCCGGAAACGGGAATAAAATAGCATTGATTCACGATAGCCCTCAAACGTCGTCAATTCGAAGAGTAACATATAATGAACTTTTAGAAAAAACATCCTTGTTAGCTGGTGCGCTAGCTGATATAGGCGTTCGCAAGGGCGACATTGTAATTATCTATATGCCGCTCATTCCTGAAACCATAATGGCAATTTTAGCAACCGCACGGCTTGGCGCGGTACACTCTATTGTATTTGGCG GTTTTGCTGCGAACGAATTGGCTACCAGAATAAATCATGTGAGACCAAAAGTAGTGATTGCGGCCAGTTGCGGTTTGGAACCATCCAAAGTCATTCA GTACACAGCTATGCTGAACGGTGCTATGAATCTTATTTCCGTGGAAAAACCTCGATGCATCATATTTCAAAGAAGAAACATCTGGCAAAGTCCTCTTCTAGAAGATCAACTCGACTGGGATGATGTACTTAAAAACGCAAAACCTCATCCTTGTCAACCAGTTGAGGCAAACGAGCcattatatattttgtataccTCAGGGACAACAG GTCAACCGAAAGGGATTATGAGGACAATTGGTGGACATTTAGTCAGCGTTTGTTGGACAATGAAAACAGTTTACGGCATGGACAAGGATGCTATTTGGTGGGCGGCTTCAGATATGGGTTGGGTCGTTGGACATTCTTATATCTGTTACGGGCCTCTGCTCTATGGTGCCACCAGCGTCATGTACGAAGGAAAACCTGATAGAACGCCCGACGCAGCACAATACTTTAG GGTTATCGAACAGCACAGTGTAAACGCGCTTTTTTGTGTGCCCACCGCGCTTCGCGTTATAAAACGTACTGATCCAGACCGACTGTTAAGTAGAAAATATTCTTTAAAATC TCTAAAAACTATATTCGTGGCCGGTGAATTCTGCGATTGCGACACGAAAATCTGGGCGGAAAAGGCGTTCAATgtaccaattctaaacaattggTGGCAATCGGAAACAGGGCATCCCATTACAGCATTGTGTTTAGGATATGGACATAATCCCAGTTTACCAAGATATAGTACTGGTCTTCCGGTTCCTGGTTATCACA TTAACATTTTGCGGGACGACAGTAGCGAGGCAGAAGCCCATGAAATGGGTAGAATCGTTATAAAGTCACCATTACCACCTGGCTGCATATCGACTCTCTACAAAGCCGATGAGAGATTCGAGGAAATATATTTCTCCAGATACCGA GGTTACTACGATACCATGGATGTTGGCTACAAGGATGAGTTCGGATATGTTTACGTGACGGCGCGTGACGACGACGTTATAAACGTCGCCGGTCATAGATTGTCTACGTCTGCCTTAGAAGACGTCATCGTGGCACATCCCGACATCATAGACGCCGCCGTAGTTGGAGTACCGGATCCGACCAAAGGAGAAGTACCTTTATGTCTTTATACAATGCGGCAAG AAACGCAGAAAAATGAGAAACAAATTAATGACGAACTGGTAGCACGAGTCAGAACTTTAATCGGTCCTATAGCGTCCTTTAAAATAGCTGCTGCTGTAAGAGCGTTGCCTCGAACACGTTCAGGGAAAATAATccgtaaatctattgctaacttGGCGCGTTCGAAACTTGTTAAG ATTTCAACTACGATAGAGGATGCGTCCGTATATCGTGAAATTAAAGAAGTTCTTCAAAAACTTGGTTACGCTAAATTAGCACCAGATCCTCAATGA
- the Erf3 gene encoding eukaryotic translation release factor 3 produces the protein MANSVAPDSWEQQADNGDLAPPQDKSIESKFSTLNVNAAEFVPSFCINSSPQNSNTADSSCNVAVMMNTVTTSMPPEIHHGNTTPVVLPDPVGSRVEEPPAGGGAPPPNVTDQMNTSPEHQPADSWEEAAVDGDPLLTPENEEAENEEDEEMVVKIPKKKPVKVTEDTKSKKEHVNVVFIGHVDAGKSTIGGQIMALTGMVDKRTLEKYEREAKERSRETWYLSWALDTNQEEREKGKTVEVGRAYFETERKHFTILDAPGHKSFVPNMIGGAAQADLAVLVISARKGEFETGFDRGGQTREHAMLAKTAGVKHLVVLVNKMDDPTVEWDERRYNECRDKILPYLRKLGFNPAKDLTFMPVSGQLGIGLKDPIPEHLCTWYTGPPFISFIDSLPSLNRKNNGPFIMPIVDKYKDMGTVVMGKVEAGEAKKGQSLLVMPNRTAVTVDQLWSDDEEVTSVGPGENVKIKLKGIEEEDVSPGFVLCDSNNPIKTGKVFDAQVVILEHKSIICAGYSAVMHIHCAAEEVRVKALICLVDKKTGDKSKTRPRFVKQDQVAIMRIECAGVICLERFKLFPQMGRFTLRDENKTIAIGKVLKVVE, from the exons ATGGCGAACAGTGTAGCACCAGATTCATGGGAACAGCAGGCGGATAACGGAGACCTCGCTCCACCACAGGATAAGTCCATCGAGAGCAAATTTTCCACTCTGAACGTAAACGCTGCGGAATTCGTGCCTTCATTCTGCATTAATTCTTCACCGCAAAACAGTAACACGGCCGACAGTTCCTGCAATGTCGCTGTCATGATGAATACTGTAACCACTTCTATGCCTCCTGAAATACATCATG GCAATACTACGCCAGTGGTTCTACCAGATCCAGTGGGTAGCCGTGTGGAAGAACCACCTGCTGGAGGAGGGGCTCCACCTCCGAACGTCACAGATCAAATGAATACCAGCCCTGAACATCAACCAGCTGACTCTTGGGAAGAAGCAGCGGTAGATGGCGATCCTCTTTTAACACCCGAGAATGAAGAA GCTGAAAATGAAGAAGATGAAGAAATGGTTGTTAAAATACCTAAGAAAAAGCCTGTTAAAGTGACGGAGGATACTAAGAGTAAAAAGGAGCATGTTAATGTTGTTTTTATAGGACATGTTG ATGCGGGTAAATCAACAATCGGTGGTCAAATAATGGCGCTGACGGGAATGGTTGATAAGAGAACCTTAGAAAAATATGAAAGAGAAGCGAAAGAAAGAAGTAGAGAAACATGGTACTTGAGTTGGGCTCTAGATACCAATCAAGAGGAACGAGAGAAAGGAAAAACGGTGGAAGTTGGTAGAGCGTACTTTGAAACTGAAAGAAAGCATTTCACAATATTAGACGCCCCCGGTCATAAGAGTTTTGTACCTAATATGATTGGTGGAGCAGCACAGGCTGATCTTGCGGTGTTAGTCATTTCTGCGCGGAAAGGAGAATTCGAAACTGGTTTCGATAGAGGCGGTCAAACAAGAGAACACGCTATGCTGGCGAAAACTGCTGGCGTCAAACATCTGGTTGTGCTAGTGAATAAAATGGATGATCCAACTGTTGAGTGGGATGAAAGAAGATATAATGAGTGCAG GGATAAAATACTGCCATACCTTCGTAAACTGGGTTTCAATCCTGCAAAGGATCTCACGTTCATGCCTGTCTCGGGGCAGCTTGGTATTGGATTGAAAGATCCAATACCAGAACATCTTTGTACGTGGTACACTGGGCCGCCGTTTATATCCTTCATTGATTCTCTACCCTCGCTTAATCGTAAAAACAACGGACCTTTCATCATGCCAATCGTTGATAAGTATAAGGACATGGGAACAGTGGTAATGGGAAAGGTCGAAGCTGGAGAAGCTAAGAAAGGACAGTCACTACTTGTTATGCCTAACAGG ACGGCAGTGACAGTAGACCAGCTGTGGTCCGATGACGAAGAAGTGACATCGGTTGGGCCTGGTGAGAACGTAAAGATCAAGTTAAAAGGCATCGAAGAAGAAGATGTGAGTCCCGGATTTGTTCTATGCGATAGTAACAATCCTATAAAAACGGGGAAAGTGTTTGATGCTCAAGTTGTTATATTGGAGCATAAGAGCATCATTTGTGCTGGCTATAGTGCTGTGATGCACATTCACTGTGCGGCAGAAGAAGTCAGAGTAAAAGCATTGATTTGTTTGGTCGACAAAAAGACGGGGGATAAGAGCAAAACCAGGCCAAGGTTTGTTAAACAGGATCAAGTGGCAATAATGAGAATTGAATGCGCAGGTGTCATATGCCTTGAAAGATTTAAACTGTTTCCACAGATGGGACGTTTCACCCTTAGGGATGAAA ATAAGACTATTGCAATTGGTAAGGTGCTGAAAGTGGTGGAGTAA
- the Dis3 gene encoding exosome complex exonuclease RRP44-like protein Dis3, producing the protein MLTTKVFFRKTKGGNVFKTVREHYLRDDIHCGSKVCEKCPYKTRNVLLDNEDSSAKSSKITERYYLLLDTNIILDQIDILEEDIICNVIILQTVLEEVKHRSSTVYKKLKDIISNTRRRFYVFVNEHHKETYIERNPGESANDRNDRAIRVATQWYNAHLNLDDCKIKTILLTDDARNRELAGKEKIHAISMEDYILSLDNSGYLADKLCKKNYSTGSEGQEFFPCHLTPSELHNGIKNGKLLQGSFVASRENFLEGFVNVDGFEKSIFIQGRSNLNRVVDGDTVAVELLAEDQWSSPSDIVLQDEEEADVNDVLETEKVLDKFILSNRMQKTPTGKIVGIIRRKWRQYCGILQPSNIEGNVRHLFIPAERKIPKIRIETRQYGMLSKQRIIVAIDSWPRNSRYPLGHFVRALGEIGDKVTENEVILLEHDIPHSRFSDAVLSSLPKMPWHITDVDLMQREDFRHLDICSVDPPGCTDIDDALHSRDLPNGNLEVGVHIADVTHFIRPGSALDKEAALRTRTVYLVDSRIEMLPELLSSNICSLRGNEERLAFSCIWEMDRDANVINTKYCKSIIRSRAAMTYDEAQLKIDDASQQNPLVKSLRTLNSLAKKLKKKRLENGALVLASPEIRFQVDSETLDPIEVEVKKMRETNSMVEEFMLLANISVAKKIVEEFPECAVLRRHPEPPPSNFEPLVKAGKHQGFDININSGKELAQSLDQCHKEGNPYFNTMLRILATRCMMQAVYFISGMHQPSEYYHYGLACPIYTHFTSPIRRYADVMVHRLLAVCIGVDATYPDLLDKKKNHELCHNMNYRNRMAQYAARASVALNTHLFFRQKIQDEEGYILFVRKNALQILIPKYGLEGTLYLNDNKESSVTFTYNSEDHSQTCQNIVFHTFDPVIVQISLDRSNVQHEKLIFKLVKPFIPGFSVPAATAESDKITPEESVKQGSKRKIVTEKVSDDNAKSGTNKKKKKKRKQ; encoded by the exons atgttgACGACGAAAGTGTTTTTTAGGAAAACCAAAGGAGGAAATGTGTTTAAG ACTGTCAGGGAACATTACCTTAgagatgatattcattgcggttctAAAGTCTGTGAAAAGTGTCCATATAAGACACGTAATGTACTTTTGGATAACGAAGATTCTAGTGCAAAGAGCTCAAAGATAACTGAACGTTATTATCTGTTGTTGGATACTAATATTATTCTAGATCAA ATTGACATTCTGGAAGAGGATATTATTTGCAATGTTATAATTTTGCAAACAGTATTAGAGGAAGTAAAACATAGAAGTTCTACTGTATATAAAAAGTTAAAGGATATTATTAGCAATACACGCAGGAGATTTTATGTATTTGTTAATGAACATCATAA AGAAACTTACATTGAACGTAATCCTGGTGAAAGTGCAAACGACAGAAATGATAGAGCAATTAGAGTAGCTACACAATGGTATAATGCACATTTGAATCTAGATGATTGTAAAATTAAAACTATACTTTTAACAGATGATGCACGTAATAGAGAATTGGCAGGAAAAGAAAAAATTCATGCTATTTCGA TGGAGGATTATATTTTATCGCTAGACAACTCAGGTTATTTAGCTGATAAATTATGCAAAAAGAATTATAGTACAGGATCTGAAGGTCAGGAATTTTTTCCATGTCATCTTACACCATCTGAGTTGCACAATGGTATAAAAAATGGTAAACTTTTGCAAGGATCATTTGTAGCTTCACGAGAAAATTTCCTTGAAGGATTTGTGAATGTGGATGGATTCGAAAAATCT ATTTTCATCCAAGGTCGTAGTAACCTTAACAGAGTTGTTGATGGTGATACAGTGGCAGTAGAACTGTTAGCAGAAGATCAGTGGTCATCTCCCAGTGACATTGTACTGCAAGATGAAGAAGAGGCAGATGTTAATGATGTTTTAGAAACGGAAAAAGTGTTAGATAAGTTTATCTTGTCAAACAGGATGCAAAAAACACCTACTGGCAAGATTGTTGGTATTATTAGAAGAAAATGGAGACAATATTGCGGTATATTGCAGCCTAGTAACATAGAAGGG AATGTAAGACATTTATTCATCCCAGCCGAACGAAAAATACCTAAAATAAGAATCGAGACTAGGCAGTATGGAATGTTGAGTAAACAAAGAATTATCGTGGCCATTGATTCGTGGCCGCGTAACTCTAGATATCCACTTGGACATTTTGTACGTGCGTTGGGTGAAATAGGAGATAAAGTTACTGAAAACGAAGTGATACTATTAGAACATGATATTCCTCATAGTCGATTTTCTGATGCTGTTCTTAGTTCATTACCGAAAATGCCATGGCATATAACAGATGTT GATTTAATGCAAAGAGAAGATTTCAGACATTTAGATATATGTTCAGTTGATCCACCAGGATGTACGGATATAGACGACGCGCTTCATAGCAGAGATCTACCAAATGGCAATCTAGAAGTAGGTGTACACATTGCGGACGTAACACATTTCATTAGACCCGGATCTGCGTTGGACAAAGAAGCAGCGTTGCGGACTAGAACTGTATATTTGGTCGATTCAAGGATTGAAATGCTTCCTG AATTACTTAGTTCAAATATTTGTTCTTTGAGAGGCAATGAAGAGAGATTAGCGTTTTCTTGTATATGGGAGATGGATAGAGATGCAAACGTAATTAATACTAAATATTGTAAGTCTATAATTCGTTCGCGAGCTGCTATGACTTACGATGAAGCTCAATTAAAGATTGACGATGCTTCCCAACAAAATCCACTAGTAAAATCATTAAGAACTCTTAACAGTTTAGCGAAAAAGTTGAAAAAGAAACGTCTCGAAAATGG CGCGCTAGTGTTAGCATCTCCAGAAATCCGTTTTCAAGTTGACAGTGAAACACTCGATCCTATCGAGGTGGAAGTTAAAAAAATGCGAGAAACCAACTCTATGGTCGAAGAATTTATGTTGCTTGCGAATATTTCGGTTGCAAAAAAAATTGTAGAAGAATTTCCAGAGTGTGCTGTATTGAGGAGACATCCAGAACCACCACCTTCTAATTTTGAGCCTCTTGTAAAAGCCGGAAAACATCAG GGTTTCGATATAAACATCAACAGTGGCAAAGAATTAGCGCAATCTTTAGATCAATGCCACAAAGAAGGCAACCcttattttaataccatgttaaGAATACTTGCTACGCGTTGTATGATGCAAGCTGTATATTTCATTAGTGGAATGCATCAACCAAGTGAATATTACCATTATGGTTTAGCGTGTCCTATTTACACGCATTTTACATCACCGATTCGAAG ATATGCTGACGTGATGGTTCATCGTTTATTGGCAGTTTGTATTGGGGTGGATGCAACTTATCCCGATCTGTTAGACAAGAAGAAAAACCATGAACTTTGTCACAATATgaattatcgtaatagaatGGCTCAGTATGCTGCTCGAGCATCAGTAGCATTAAATACACAC CTGTTCTTTAGACAAAAAATTCAAGATGAAGAAGGATATATACTTTTTGTACGAAAAAACGCGCTACAGATATTAATTCCAAAGTATGGTTTGGAGGGAACATTATATTTGAATGATAACAAAGAATCGTCTGTCACATTTACGTACAATAGCGAGGATCATTCGCAAACATGTCAAAATATTGTATTTCATACTTTTGATCCCGTTATAGTACAAATAAGTCTAGACAGATCCAATGTACAACAtgagaaattaatatttaaattagTTAAACCATTT ATCCCTGGTTTCAGTGTACCTGCAGCGACTGCAGAATCCGACAAGATTACACCCGAAGAAAGTGTAAAACAAGGGTCGAAACGAAAGATCGTAACAGAGAAAGTATCTGATGACAATGCCAAAAGTGGAACaaataagaagaagaaaaagaaaagaaaacagtAG